The Bacteroidota bacterium sequence GAAATTATTCATCGTCATCGGTAAGTGGTTCGTCAAATGTATTAGAATACCTGGGCTATAAATTTACAAACGATGAAGGTATTTTGAAGAAGCAACTGGAAAATGCGAATATTACATTTTTACATGCTCCTTTATTTCACCCGGCATTAAAAAATGTTGCCTCTGTTCGCAAGCAGTTGGGCCTGAAAACAATTTTCAACTTGTTGGGACCTGTTGCAAATCCATCCCGCCCAAAACATCAGCTATTGGGAGTTTACAGTAAGGAGATAGGAGAGTTGTATTCACAGCTATTAAAAGAAGCAGATGTAAACTATCACATAGTTCATAGTACAGACGGCTATGATGAAATATCGCTTACTTCGAATTTTGATTTGTTTAGCGATGGAAAGCACAAAGAGATCACTCCACAGGAAATTGGTTTTGAAAAAGCTCAGCAGTCCGATTTATTTGGAGGTGATAGTGTAGAAAAAGCCGGAGAGCTTTTTAGGAACATTATAGAAGGAAAGGGAAGTGACTCACAAAACAATGCTGTAATAGTCAATGCTGCTTATGCAATAAAAACTATTAGCGGTAAATCGTTGGAGGAGAGTATTGCTAAAGCCAGAGAATCATTGCTAAGAGGAAAAGCAAAGGAGAGTTTGGAATTGCTTATTAAGTAAGCGCAGTTGGATTAAAGCTAATATCTTAAAGCTTAGAATAATGACAATATTAGATGAAATAGTAGAATACAAGCGTAAGGAAGTAGCTGAACGAAAGAGTTTGGTTAGCCTGGAGTCGTTGAAAGAATTGGAAATGTATTTGCGTATACCTTATTCTCTGAAAGAATTTCTATTGGCTGAGGATAAATCAGGTGTAATTAGCGAATTTAAACGCCAGTCACCATCAAAAGGTTTGATAAACGGTACTTCAAAAGTGGCAGAAGTTGTTGCTAAATATCAGGAAGCGGGTGCATCGGCAGT is a genomic window containing:
- the trpD gene encoding anthranilate phosphoribosyltransferase, giving the protein MKNILNRLINKETLSAKEAEEVLLDITNGKYNDYQLVSFLTVFLMRQLTVSEFKGFREALLKQSLNIDLGNYETIDLVGTGGDGKDTFNISTLASFVVAGAGYKVTKHGNYSSSSVSGSSNVLEYLGYKFTNDEGILKKQLENANITFLHAPLFHPALKNVASVRKQLGLKTIFNLLGPVANPSRPKHQLLGVYSKEIGELYSQLLKEADVNYHIVHSTDGYDEISLTSNFDLFSDGKHKEITPQEIGFEKAQQSDLFGGDSVEKAGELFRNIIEGKGSDSQNNAVIVNAAYAIKTISGKSLEESIAKARESLLRGKAKESLELLIK